A stretch of Channa argus isolate prfri chromosome 16, Channa argus male v1.0, whole genome shotgun sequence DNA encodes these proteins:
- the manba gene encoding beta-mannosidase isoform X2, with amino-acid sequence MHLSREKLILLTAFLLNVLQRSRKENVTLILSEKSRVLSVGIGDLRFPRWDCGRRFDWRRLMSCTSSRLRLFLYTLHCVQPLNAYLSVCLDDSLSRWRVQVDLVVDAVQTTNCQITLSIPELDSEQSFQTQFFPGRSKNTFVLQINTGFQVKLWWPNGHGDQPFYHMTVKGFEDGLSILTTESKVYFRTVELVQEPIVGSPGLSFYFRINGKPVFLKGSNWIPAHAFQDQVTPAVLKNLLQSAVDANMNALRVWGGGVYEQDLFYSLCDELGIMVWQDFMFACAMYPAEDEYIQTVREEVIQQVQRLKSHPSVIIWSGNNENEAALATNWFHIPASQRPIYIKDYVMLYVNNIRKIVQEEDQSRPFLVSSPTNGAESEQEGWVAANPYDPHYGDTHFYSYGSDCWDWRTFPRTRFASEYGFQSWPSFSTLQPVSIQEDWSYDSNFTCHRQHHQAGNPQMLMQAAIHFHLPNSTDPLKRFTDTLYITQVAQAQCVKTQTEFYRRSRSEIIDGKGHTMGALYWQLNDIWQAPSWSSIEFGGKWKMLHYFARNFFAPVLPVGFEDNDTLFIYAVSDLNQDLKLRTVVTVYTWTDLDPVCTRKSDLVLVPAGSALAVFKQPVSTILDGCGHCTRLTCLLTFHLEDASSVQQGPTNHHFLCSPKEAQGLLRPNITAKVQEDKTSFSITLHSDSVAPFVWLDVGNIPGKFSFNGFLMVSRNVTVTFNPWRTTSVTELTKSLTITSLMDVY; translated from the exons ATGCATCTGAGCAGAGAAAAGCTCATTCTGCTTACAGCGTTCCTCCTGAATGTCCTCCAGAGGTCCAGAAAGGAGAATGTCACGTTAATTTTATCCGAAAA GAGCAGAGTTCTTTCAGTTGGGATTGGGGACCTTCGTTTCCCACGGTGGGACTGTGGAAGGAGGTTCGACTGGAGGCGTTTGATGTCCTGCACCTCATCCAGGCTTCGTCTGTTTCTCTATACA CTTCACTGTGTTCAACCATTAAACGCGTATCTGTCCGTCTGTCTAGATGACAGCCTCTCTCGATGGAGGGTCCAGGTTGACCTTGTTGTTGATGCAGTTCAGACAACAAATTGCCAAATCACACTCTCCATACCGGAGCTGGACTCCGAGCAGAGCTTCCAGACACAGTTTTTCCCTGGAAGGAGCAAGAACACTTTCGTCTTACAGATAAACACG GGTTTCCAGGTGAAGCTGTGGTGGCCCAATGGACACGGAGACCAACCCTTTTACCACATGACTGTCAAAGGTTTTGAGGATGGACTTTCCATCCTAACAACAGAGTCTAAG GTGTATTTTCGCACAGTGGAACTTGTCCAGGAGCCAATTGTTGGTTCTCCAGGCCTGAGCTTTTATTTCCGCATCAATGGGAAACCAGTTTTCCTCAAAGGCTCCAACTGGATTCCAGCCCACGCCTTCCAGGACCAAGTCACCCCTGCTGT CTTGAAGAACCTGTTGCAGTCCGCAGTGGATGCCAATATGAACGCCCTCAGGGTCTGGGGAGGAGGAGTGTATGAACAGGATCTATTCTACAGCCTCTGCGACGAGCTGGGAATCATG GTTTGGCAGGACTTCATGTTCGCCTGCGCTATGTATCCCGCTGAGGATGAGTATATACAGACCGTAAGAGAAGAGGTCATCCAACAG GTTCAGCGGCTCAAGTCCCACCCCTCTGTAATAATCTGGAGTGGAAACAATGAAAACGAGGCTGCTCTGGCGACAAACTGGTTCCACATCCCAGCATCCCAAAGGCCAATATACATTAAAGACTATGTGATGCTGTATGTGAACAACATAAGGAAGATTGTGCAAGAA GAGGACCAGAGCCGCCCGTTTCTCGTCTCCAGCCCCACAAATGGCGCTGAATCCGAGCAGGAAGGATGGGTGGCAGCAAATCCCTATGACCCTCACTACGGAGACACTCATTTCTACAGCTACGGTTCTGACTGCTGGGACTGGAGGACTTTCCCTCGAACGCGTTTCGCCTCTGAATACGGCTTCCAGTCCTGGCCTTCATTTTCCACCCTGCAGCCG GTTTCCATACAAGAAGATTGGAGCTATGACAGTAATTTCACTTGCCATCGCCAACACCATCAGGCTGGGAATCCACAGATGTTAATGCAGGCTGCTATTCACTTCCACCTGCCAAACTCTACTGATCCTTTGAAACGATTTACAGACACTCTCTATATAACTCag GTGGCACAGGCTCAGTGTGTGAAGACTCAGACGGAGTTTTATCGGCGAAGTCGGAGTGAGATCATTGACGGCAAAGGTCACACTATGGGTGCTCTGTACTGGCAGCTCAATGATATTTGGCAGGCACCTTCCTGGTCATCGATCG agttTGGTGGGAAGTGGAAAATGCTGCATTATTTTGCCCGGAACTTTTTTGCGCCTGTGCTTCCTGTTGGGTTCGAAGACAACGACACGCTGTTCATCTACGCCGTCTCAGACCTGAATCAAGACCTGAAGCTCAGGACTGTG GTGACCGTGTACACCTGGACAGATCTGGATCCTGTGTGTACACGGAAGTCAGACCTGGTCCTGGTTCCGGCGGGGAGCGCCTTGGCCGTTTTTAAACAACCAGTTTCCACAATCCTGGATGGATGTGGACACTGCACCCGCCTCACCTGTCTGCTCACCTTCCATCTGGAGGACGCCAGCAGTGTTCAGCAGGGCCCCACAAACCACCACTTTCTGTGCTCCCCTAAAGAGGCTCAAGGCCTCCTGAGACCAAACATTACA GCCAAGGTGCAGGAGGACAAGACCAGTTTCTCCATCACTCTCCACTCTGACTCTGTGGCTCCTTTTGTCTGGCTTGACGTGGGAAACATCCCCGGAAAATTCAGCTTCAACGGCTTCCTAATGGTGTCTAGAAATGTGACGGTCACTTTTAACCCTTGGCGTACCACCAGTGTGACAGAGCTCACCAAATCCCTCACCATCACTTCTTTAATGGACGTGTACTGA
- the manba gene encoding beta-mannosidase isoform X1, translated as MTPRGKIFMFVFGGLSCLLDGVLSGLSAVTEQRHTQSLNGKWSLSNSNGSVSLPAEVPGSVHSALQQQGYIQDPYFRFNDASYRWIAFENWTYTTTFTVSAHLRGQQKVLLVFDGVDTVASVSLRGVLVGKTDNMFRRYDFSVRELLKDEDNVLEVTLLSPVFYASEQRKAHSAYSVPPECPPEVQKGECHVNFIRKEQSSFSWDWGPSFPTVGLWKEVRLEAFDVLHLIQASSVSLYNDSLSRWRVQVDLVVDAVQTTNCQITLSIPELDSEQSFQTQFFPGRSKNTFVLQINTGFQVKLWWPNGHGDQPFYHMTVKGFEDGLSILTTESKVYFRTVELVQEPIVGSPGLSFYFRINGKPVFLKGSNWIPAHAFQDQVTPAVLKNLLQSAVDANMNALRVWGGGVYEQDLFYSLCDELGIMVWQDFMFACAMYPAEDEYIQTVREEVIQQVQRLKSHPSVIIWSGNNENEAALATNWFHIPASQRPIYIKDYVMLYVNNIRKIVQEEDQSRPFLVSSPTNGAESEQEGWVAANPYDPHYGDTHFYSYGSDCWDWRTFPRTRFASEYGFQSWPSFSTLQPVSIQEDWSYDSNFTCHRQHHQAGNPQMLMQAAIHFHLPNSTDPLKRFTDTLYITQVAQAQCVKTQTEFYRRSRSEIIDGKGHTMGALYWQLNDIWQAPSWSSIEFGGKWKMLHYFARNFFAPVLPVGFEDNDTLFIYAVSDLNQDLKLRTVVTVYTWTDLDPVCTRKSDLVLVPAGSALAVFKQPVSTILDGCGHCTRLTCLLTFHLEDASSVQQGPTNHHFLCSPKEAQGLLRPNITAKVQEDKTSFSITLHSDSVAPFVWLDVGNIPGKFSFNGFLMVSRNVTVTFNPWRTTSVTELTKSLTITSLMDVY; from the exons ATGACTCCGCGTGGGaagatttttatgtttgtgtttggtggTTTGTCGTGTTTGCTTGATGGCGTTTTATCCGGACTTTCCGCAGTAACCGAGCAACGACACACTCAGAGTCTGAACGGTAAATGGAGTCTGTCAAACTCCAATGGTTCCGTGTCGCTGCCCGCAGAGGTGCCTGGAAGTGTTCATTCCgctctgcagcagcagggatACATCCAG GACCCATATTTCCGGTTCAATGATGCGTCTTATCGCTGGATCGCTTTTGAAAACTGGACGTACACAACAACGTTTACTGTGTCTGCCCACCTGAG AGGCCAACAGAAGGTGCTTCTTGTCTTTGATGGTGTGGACACTGTTGCATCAGTTTCGCTCAGGGGAGTCTTGGTCGGGAAGACAGACAACATGTTCCGTAGATAC GACTTCTCGGTGAGAGAATTGCTGAAGGACGAGGATAATGTGCTAGAAGTCACCTTGTTGTCTCCAGTTTTTTATGCATCTGAGCAGAGAAAAGCTCATTCTGCTTACAGCGTTCCTCCTGAATGTCCTCCAGAGGTCCAGAAAGGAGAATGTCACGTTAATTTTATCCGAAAA GAGCAGAGTTCTTTCAGTTGGGATTGGGGACCTTCGTTTCCCACGGTGGGACTGTGGAAGGAGGTTCGACTGGAGGCGTTTGATGTCCTGCACCTCATCCAGGCTTCGTCTGTTTCTCTATACA ATGACAGCCTCTCTCGATGGAGGGTCCAGGTTGACCTTGTTGTTGATGCAGTTCAGACAACAAATTGCCAAATCACACTCTCCATACCGGAGCTGGACTCCGAGCAGAGCTTCCAGACACAGTTTTTCCCTGGAAGGAGCAAGAACACTTTCGTCTTACAGATAAACACG GGTTTCCAGGTGAAGCTGTGGTGGCCCAATGGACACGGAGACCAACCCTTTTACCACATGACTGTCAAAGGTTTTGAGGATGGACTTTCCATCCTAACAACAGAGTCTAAG GTGTATTTTCGCACAGTGGAACTTGTCCAGGAGCCAATTGTTGGTTCTCCAGGCCTGAGCTTTTATTTCCGCATCAATGGGAAACCAGTTTTCCTCAAAGGCTCCAACTGGATTCCAGCCCACGCCTTCCAGGACCAAGTCACCCCTGCTGT CTTGAAGAACCTGTTGCAGTCCGCAGTGGATGCCAATATGAACGCCCTCAGGGTCTGGGGAGGAGGAGTGTATGAACAGGATCTATTCTACAGCCTCTGCGACGAGCTGGGAATCATG GTTTGGCAGGACTTCATGTTCGCCTGCGCTATGTATCCCGCTGAGGATGAGTATATACAGACCGTAAGAGAAGAGGTCATCCAACAG GTTCAGCGGCTCAAGTCCCACCCCTCTGTAATAATCTGGAGTGGAAACAATGAAAACGAGGCTGCTCTGGCGACAAACTGGTTCCACATCCCAGCATCCCAAAGGCCAATATACATTAAAGACTATGTGATGCTGTATGTGAACAACATAAGGAAGATTGTGCAAGAA GAGGACCAGAGCCGCCCGTTTCTCGTCTCCAGCCCCACAAATGGCGCTGAATCCGAGCAGGAAGGATGGGTGGCAGCAAATCCCTATGACCCTCACTACGGAGACACTCATTTCTACAGCTACGGTTCTGACTGCTGGGACTGGAGGACTTTCCCTCGAACGCGTTTCGCCTCTGAATACGGCTTCCAGTCCTGGCCTTCATTTTCCACCCTGCAGCCG GTTTCCATACAAGAAGATTGGAGCTATGACAGTAATTTCACTTGCCATCGCCAACACCATCAGGCTGGGAATCCACAGATGTTAATGCAGGCTGCTATTCACTTCCACCTGCCAAACTCTACTGATCCTTTGAAACGATTTACAGACACTCTCTATATAACTCag GTGGCACAGGCTCAGTGTGTGAAGACTCAGACGGAGTTTTATCGGCGAAGTCGGAGTGAGATCATTGACGGCAAAGGTCACACTATGGGTGCTCTGTACTGGCAGCTCAATGATATTTGGCAGGCACCTTCCTGGTCATCGATCG agttTGGTGGGAAGTGGAAAATGCTGCATTATTTTGCCCGGAACTTTTTTGCGCCTGTGCTTCCTGTTGGGTTCGAAGACAACGACACGCTGTTCATCTACGCCGTCTCAGACCTGAATCAAGACCTGAAGCTCAGGACTGTG GTGACCGTGTACACCTGGACAGATCTGGATCCTGTGTGTACACGGAAGTCAGACCTGGTCCTGGTTCCGGCGGGGAGCGCCTTGGCCGTTTTTAAACAACCAGTTTCCACAATCCTGGATGGATGTGGACACTGCACCCGCCTCACCTGTCTGCTCACCTTCCATCTGGAGGACGCCAGCAGTGTTCAGCAGGGCCCCACAAACCACCACTTTCTGTGCTCCCCTAAAGAGGCTCAAGGCCTCCTGAGACCAAACATTACA GCCAAGGTGCAGGAGGACAAGACCAGTTTCTCCATCACTCTCCACTCTGACTCTGTGGCTCCTTTTGTCTGGCTTGACGTGGGAAACATCCCCGGAAAATTCAGCTTCAACGGCTTCCTAATGGTGTCTAGAAATGTGACGGTCACTTTTAACCCTTGGCGTACCACCAGTGTGACAGAGCTCACCAAATCCCTCACCATCACTTCTTTAATGGACGTGTACTGA
- the nat8 gene encoding N-acetyltransferase 8, with amino-acid sequence MASFQIRKYRDEDAEAVKEVFTLGMSEHVPSSFTHLLKQPLPQMVLMVTFCALMTSSKSFLLPILAVTLLLAGARQTVVYMFNAYIETSLKKDLDNISEIYLKQRDSCFWVAESDGRVVGTVGCLPAQNAPECLELKRMSVRRSHRGMGIAKALCRTVADFTRDRGFMAVILYTSVVQTDAQKLYEHMGYMKTKEFLAPEFIARVTNFTLMEYRCDVQM; translated from the coding sequence ATGGCCAGTTTTCAGATTCGGAAATATCGGGATGAGGATGCTGAGGCCGTGAAGGAGGTCTTCACCCTGGGGATGAGCGAGCATGTGCCTTCATCTTTCACACACCTTCTGAAACAGCCACTGCCCCAAATGGTACTAATGGTCACGTTCTGCGCTCTGATGACCAGCTCGAAGTCCTTCCTTCTGCCCATCCTGGCCGTGACCCTGCTCCTGGCCGGGGCCAGGCAGACTGTTGTCTACATGTTCAACGCGTACATCGAAACGTCCCTCAAGAAGGACCTCGATAACATTAGTGAGATCTACCTGAAGCAGAGAGACTCGTGTTTTTGGGTGGCTGAAAGTGACGGCCGGGTGGTCGGCACTGTGGGTTGCCTTCCTGCTCAGAATGCGCCTGAGTGCTTGGAGCTGAAACGCATGTCTGTACGCCGCAGTCACCGCGGGATGGGCATTGCTAAGGCTCTGTGTCGGACAGTAGCTGATTTTACTCGTGACAGAGGTTTTATGGCTGTCATTCTGTACACGTCTGTAGTGCAGACGGATGCTCAGAAGCTGTATGAGCACATGGGCTACATGAAGACAAAAGAGTTTCTTGCACCTGAGTTTATTGCCAGAGTCACAAACTTCACTCTAATGGAGTACAGATGTGATGTACAGATGTAA
- the LOC137101377 gene encoding ubiquitin-conjugating enzyme E2 D2-like isoform X1 has protein sequence MALKRIHKELNDLARDPPAQCSAGPVGDDMFHWQATIMGPSDSPYQGGVFFLTIHFPTDYPFKPPKVAFTTRIYHPNINSNGSICLDILRSQWSPALTISKVLLSICSLLCDPNPDDPLVPEIARIYKTDSQKYNKLAQEWTVKYAML, from the exons ATGGCCCTAAAAAGGATTCACAAG GAGCTCAATGACCTGGCACGTGATCCTCCAGCCCAGTGCTCAGCCGGCCCAGTGGGTGATGACA TGTTTCATTGGCAAGCAACAATCATGGGACCT AGTGACAGTCCGTATCAAGGAGGGGTTTTCTTCTTGACTATTCATTTTCCAACAGACTATCCCTTCAAACCACCCAAG GTTGCATTTACAACAAGAATTTACCACCCAAATATTAACAGTAACGGCAGTATCTGTCTGGATATTCTCAGATCACAGTGGTCTCCAGCACTTACTATTTCTAAAG TTCTTCTCTCCATTTGCTCACTCCTATGTGACCCAAACCCTGATGACCCGCTAGTGCCAGAGATTGCACGAATCTACAAAACAGATAGTCAGAA GTACAATAAACTAGCTCAGGAGTGGACGGTGAAGTATGCCATGCTTTAG
- the LOC137101377 gene encoding ubiquitin-conjugating enzyme E2 D2-like isoform X2: protein MALKRIHKELNDLARDPPAQCSAGPVGDDMFHWQATIMGPSDSPYQGGVFFLTIHFPTDYPFKPPKVAFTTRIYHPNINSNGSICLDILRSQWSPALTISKVLLSICSLLCDPNPDDPLVPEIARIYKTDSQKYTKMAKEWTQKYAM from the exons ATGGCCCTAAAAAGGATTCACAAG GAGCTCAATGACCTGGCACGTGATCCTCCAGCCCAGTGCTCAGCCGGCCCAGTGGGTGATGACA TGTTTCATTGGCAAGCAACAATCATGGGACCT AGTGACAGTCCGTATCAAGGAGGGGTTTTCTTCTTGACTATTCATTTTCCAACAGACTATCCCTTCAAACCACCCAAG GTTGCATTTACAACAAGAATTTACCACCCAAATATTAACAGTAACGGCAGTATCTGTCTGGATATTCTCAGATCACAGTGGTCTCCAGCACTTACTATTTCTAAAG TTCTTCTCTCCATTTGCTCACTCCTATGTGACCCAAACCCTGATGACCCGCTAGTGCCAGAGATTGCACGAATCTACAAAACAGATAGTCAGAA ATACACCAAAATGGCAAAAGAATGGACACAAAAATACGCAATGTGA
- the slc39a8 gene encoding metal cation symporter ZIP8 isoform X2 codes for MFNSRCFIMCLLAFGTTSQSLDVIVQDGHGFLENILHYYGGNDSISMDNLHDLLLLISARRAESKTEENPLGKQECPSADQILSHFGFSNVSQLTVEHLGRICPAVLTQVLLPSCPYTAPENLPPLHYTVWGYGFLAVTVINLASLLGLLLIPFTKKPYFPKVLTYFIGLAIGTLFSNAVLQLIPEPGHSHFTPAEAPQENDVHNGDIPGKNNSIILTNITTIAADRSNPERPHSIMSLSQDVHTSGVMCHWLRGQQIASIKTVAWMISLSDALHNFIDGLAIGASFTVSILAGFSTSTAIVCEEFPHELGDFVILLNSGMSIPQAIFFNLLSAVSCYVGLVFGILLGSNFAPNVIFAIAGGMFLYIALADMFPEMESIARGQQRTSTKIVFFLIQNAGLLTGFAIILLITIFAGDINLG; via the exons ATGTTTAACTCTAGATGCTTTATTATGTGCCTTTTGGCTTTTGGCACAACATCCCAGAGTCTAGATGTTATTGTACAGGATGGACATGGGTTTCTGGAGAATATTTTACACTATTATGGTGGAAATGATTCGATATCAATGGACAATCTGCACGATCTACTGCTGTTAATCTCAGCCAGAAGAGCTGAGTCAAAAACTGAGGAAAATCCACTGGGAAAACAAGAG TGTCCCTCAGCGGATCAGATCTTGTCCCACTTCGGGTTCAGTAATGTCAGCCAGCTGACTGTGGAACATCTGGGCAGGATCTGTCCCGCTGTGTTGACCCAGGTGCTGCTGCCCTCCTGCCCCTACACAGCCCCCGAGAACCTACCGCCTCTTCACTACACTG TTTGGGGTTACGGGTTCCTGGCTGTTACTGTGATCAACCTGGCGTCTCTGCTCGGTCTCCTGCTGATCCCCTTTACCAAGAAACCTTATTTCCCCAAAGTGCTGACCTACTTCATCGGCCTGGCCATCGGGACACTGTTCTCCAACGCTGTACTTCAGCTCATACCTGAG CCTGGCCACAGCCACTTCACTCCTGCTGAAGCACCGCAAGAAAATGACGTACACAACGGAGACATACCGGGGAAAAATAACTCCATCATCCTGACCAACATCACCACCATTGCAGCTGACAGGAGCAACCCAGAACGTCCACATTCAATCATGTCACTTTCTCAG GATGTCCACACCTCTGGTGTGATGTGCCACTGGCTGCGAGGGCAGCAGATCGCTAGCATCAAGACAGTGGCGTGGATGATAAGTCTGAGCGACGCGCTGCACAACTTTATCGATGGTCTGGCCATTGGCGCCTCGTTCACTGTGTCAATACTGGCCGGGTTTAGTACATCCACTGCAATAGTATGTGAGGAGTTTCCCCATGAGCTGG GTGACTTTGTGATCCTGCTGAACTCTGGTATGAGCATTCCACAAGCCATTTTCTTCAACCTGCTCTCAGCAGTGTCGTGTTACGTCGGCCTGGTGTTTGGGATCCTGCTCGGGAGCAACTTTGCCCCCAATGTAATCTTCGCAATCGCAGGGGGGATGTTCCTGTACATTGCACTGGCAGACATG TTTCCAGAGATGGAGAGCATAGCACGCGGGCAGCAACGAACTTCCACCAAGATTGTCTTCTTCTTAATCCAGAATGCAGGGCTGCTCACAGGGTTCGCTATCATACTACTCATCACCATTTTTGCAGGAGACATCAACCTGGGCtag
- the slc39a8 gene encoding metal cation symporter ZIP8 isoform X1 produces MFNSRCFIMCLLAFGTTSQSLDVIVQDGHGFLENILHYYGGNDSISMDNLHDLLLLISARRAESKTEENPLGKQECPSADQILSHFGFSNVSQLTVEHLGRICPAVLTQVLLPSCPYTAPENLPPLHYTVWGYGFLAVTVINLASLLGLLLIPFTKKPYFPKVLTYFIGLAIGTLFSNAVLQLIPEALGFDPKADNYVKNAVGIFGGFYLLFFIEKILKIALRVESEPGHSHFTPAEAPQENDVHNGDIPGKNNSIILTNITTIAADRSNPERPHSIMSLSQDVHTSGVMCHWLRGQQIASIKTVAWMISLSDALHNFIDGLAIGASFTVSILAGFSTSTAIVCEEFPHELGDFVILLNSGMSIPQAIFFNLLSAVSCYVGLVFGILLGSNFAPNVIFAIAGGMFLYIALADMFPEMESIARGQQRTSTKIVFFLIQNAGLLTGFAIILLITIFAGDINLG; encoded by the exons ATGTTTAACTCTAGATGCTTTATTATGTGCCTTTTGGCTTTTGGCACAACATCCCAGAGTCTAGATGTTATTGTACAGGATGGACATGGGTTTCTGGAGAATATTTTACACTATTATGGTGGAAATGATTCGATATCAATGGACAATCTGCACGATCTACTGCTGTTAATCTCAGCCAGAAGAGCTGAGTCAAAAACTGAGGAAAATCCACTGGGAAAACAAGAG TGTCCCTCAGCGGATCAGATCTTGTCCCACTTCGGGTTCAGTAATGTCAGCCAGCTGACTGTGGAACATCTGGGCAGGATCTGTCCCGCTGTGTTGACCCAGGTGCTGCTGCCCTCCTGCCCCTACACAGCCCCCGAGAACCTACCGCCTCTTCACTACACTG TTTGGGGTTACGGGTTCCTGGCTGTTACTGTGATCAACCTGGCGTCTCTGCTCGGTCTCCTGCTGATCCCCTTTACCAAGAAACCTTATTTCCCCAAAGTGCTGACCTACTTCATCGGCCTGGCCATCGGGACACTGTTCTCCAACGCTGTACTTCAGCTCATACCTGAG GccctgggatttgatcccaaAGCAGATAACTATGTGAAGAACGCAGTTGGAATATTTGGAGGGTTTTATCTTCTGTTCTTCATAGAGAAGATTCTGAAAATAGCTCTGCGAGTAGAAAGTGAG CCTGGCCACAGCCACTTCACTCCTGCTGAAGCACCGCAAGAAAATGACGTACACAACGGAGACATACCGGGGAAAAATAACTCCATCATCCTGACCAACATCACCACCATTGCAGCTGACAGGAGCAACCCAGAACGTCCACATTCAATCATGTCACTTTCTCAG GATGTCCACACCTCTGGTGTGATGTGCCACTGGCTGCGAGGGCAGCAGATCGCTAGCATCAAGACAGTGGCGTGGATGATAAGTCTGAGCGACGCGCTGCACAACTTTATCGATGGTCTGGCCATTGGCGCCTCGTTCACTGTGTCAATACTGGCCGGGTTTAGTACATCCACTGCAATAGTATGTGAGGAGTTTCCCCATGAGCTGG GTGACTTTGTGATCCTGCTGAACTCTGGTATGAGCATTCCACAAGCCATTTTCTTCAACCTGCTCTCAGCAGTGTCGTGTTACGTCGGCCTGGTGTTTGGGATCCTGCTCGGGAGCAACTTTGCCCCCAATGTAATCTTCGCAATCGCAGGGGGGATGTTCCTGTACATTGCACTGGCAGACATG TTTCCAGAGATGGAGAGCATAGCACGCGGGCAGCAACGAACTTCCACCAAGATTGTCTTCTTCTTAATCCAGAATGCAGGGCTGCTCACAGGGTTCGCTATCATACTACTCATCACCATTTTTGCAGGAGACATCAACCTGGGCtag